TTTTCCAACTGAATATAATAAAGAACATTTTACTCTTGCAGCAGTTCCTAAAAGAGAAGCAGTAGAAGATGTATTTTTATCTGAAACATTTGAGACATTAGCAGAATTGCCTCATAATGCTGTTGTTGGTACAAGTTCGATTAGAAGAGCAATGCAACTTAAAGCGTTTAGAGAAGATTTAGTAATAAGTGATCTAAGAGGAAATGTGGATACAAGAATTAACAAACTAAAAAAAGGCGAATATGATGCAATAATCTTAGCTTATGCAGGAGTTAAGAGACTTAATATGATTAAAGAAGTAAAATATTTTGAGATTTTAGATACAGATATAATGATTCCGGCAATGGGACAGGGAGCATTAGGAATTGAGACAATAAAAGATGAGAAAGTAATAGAAGCGGTAAAACCTTTAAATGATTTGTGGACAAAAATTGAAGTTACTATTGAGAGAGATTTTGTAGATGAGTTAAATCTTGGATGTCATGCACCAGTTGGGGTAAATGCAAAAATTATGGTTGATGATTCTATTAAAATAAAAGCTGCAATTTTAGATAAAAACAATAAAGTGATTAAAAAAGAGATGGTAGTGTCATTTGATGAATGGGAAAATGCAGGAAGAGAATTTGCAGAGGAATTTAAGGAATACTTATGATCGATTTTAAAAAATATGCTAAATTTTCAAGACACGCACCAAGATATACATCATATCCTACTGCTATTGAATTTAAAGAGTTAGCACCAGAAGATATTTATGAAGATTTAAAAAGTAATAAGCCTATTAGTCTTTATTTT
This Caminibacter mediatlanticus TB-2 DNA region includes the following protein-coding sequences:
- the hemC gene encoding hydroxymethylbilane synthase, whose product is MKLTIATRGSKLALWQAEWVKKRLENLGHEVDLKIVTTTGDKILDKPLASIGGKGLFIKEVEEALHRGEAQIAVHSLKDFPTEYNKEHFTLAAVPKREAVEDVFLSETFETLAELPHNAVVGTSSIRRAMQLKAFREDLVISDLRGNVDTRINKLKKGEYDAIILAYAGVKRLNMIKEVKYFEILDTDIMIPAMGQGALGIETIKDEKVIEAVKPLNDLWTKIEVTIERDFVDELNLGCHAPVGVNAKIMVDDSIKIKAAILDKNNKVIKKEMVVSFDEWENAGREFAEEFKEYL